In bacterium, the sequence GGTTCACGATGTCGACGGCGTCCTGCGACAAGGGAACCACGCGGGTGCGGTTGGTCTTGGTGCGCCAGTCCTTCTTGCCCCGGATGATGATGCAGGGCGGGCTCGTGGCCAGGTCCACGTCGTCCCAGGTCAAGTGGATCAGTTCCTCCTTGCGCAGGCCCGTGTGATACAAGAAGGCGAAGGCATCCCGCCAGTAGTGGCCCACCTTGGACAGGATGCGCACGACTTCTTCTTCCGTCCAGTAGGGCGGGGTTTCATCCGATGTTTCAGGGTAGGCCTTCAACTTGCTCGCCGGGCTCTTGGCCAGCAGTTCATCGTCCACGGCCATGTTGAACAGGGAGCGGAGGAACTGCATCTGGCCGTTCAAGGTCTTGTTGGCGAAGCCCTCCTCCACCAGCACCTGGATGTGCTCCTCCAGCTGGGCACGTGTCACCTGGTCGATGCGCAGCACCTTGGGGAAGGCCTCGCGGAAGAAGGCGAGGAAGTGATCCGCGTAGATCTTGTAGCGCAGCTGCGAGGACTCGCGGGTACGCCGCACCTTGGTTTGCAGGAAGCGGTCCACCATCGCTTGCAGCGTCGGCGCCTCCTGCAACGGCTTCTGGCCTGCCTGGGCGTTCTGCAGATCGGTGAAAAGCTTGGCGGCACGCTTCTCCGCCAGGTCCTTGCGGGGGCCGATGGTCTCGCGGAAGCGCTGGCCGTCGATCATGTAATCGAGGTAGTAGACAACGCTGCCGGAGGGATTCTTGCGCTGCCGGACGATGGGGACTTTGGTCAGTGCCATGGCGGACTCCCGTGCGAAATCGTGGTCGATCACGGGCGAACCGCTTTGTCACATTATTGGCAAATCGCCAAAAAGCAGAAGCGGAACGCCCTGATCTTCAAGGCGTTCCGCCAATATAACGGAGAGGGAGGGATTCGAACCCTCGAACGGGGTTAACCGTTACGCACTTAGCAGGCGCGCGCATTCGACCACTCTGCCACCTCTCCAGGATGATGCGCCTCCCATGGAGGAACCGGAGGAAGGGGGACTCGAACCCCCAAGGGCCGAAGCCCGGCGGTTTTCAAGACCGCTGCCTTACCAGTTAGGTCTATTCCTCCATCGGAAGCGCACAAGTTTAGCCACTCAGGGGAAGTAAATCAAGGAAGGGCCGGGCGCGGTGGGCCGGGGCCGTCCTCCGCCGCCCTTCCCTTTGTTAGGTTGGACGGCGCAATGAAAGTGGTCGCATGTCCCCATCCTTGATCATCTGGTGTGTGGCCACGGGGGTCCTGGCCTGGCAGGGCACCCGCTGGTGGACAGGCCTGCGCCGCCTGGGGGCTTCGCCGGCGCCAGCGGCGGCCCAAGCGCCGCATCCAGCGGTCTGGGTGCTGGTGGCGGCCCGGGACGAGGCGCTGCAGGTGCCCGCCCTCTTGACCGCCCTGGCCGGGCAGGCAGGGGTGGATGCCCGGCCCCGCCTGGTGCTGGTGGACGATGGATCAGTGGACGGCAGTGCCGATCTGGCCCGCCGCCTGCTGGCCGACTGGCCGGAGGCGACCGTCCTGGTCCAGCCGCCGGCGGGCAAGCTGGCCGCCCTCGCCGCCGGCCTGCGCCACGTGCTGGAAAGGGCCGGTGCGGAGGATCTCGTCCTCTTCACCGATGCCGATTGTCGTCCCGCCGCCGGCTGGCTGGCCGCCCATCTGGCGGCCCATGCCGCCGGCGCCGACCTGGTGGGCGGCCACGTCGTCCTTGCTTCCCCGGACGGCGAGGTGTCCGCCTTCCGCCGCTTCGAGAACGCCGCCAGCAGCCTGCAAGCCGCTGTGGGCTTCATGCTGGGCAGGCCGCCCTTCGCCCGGGGCGCCAACTGGTCGACGCGGGCCCGCCTGCTGCGCCAGGTCGACGGTCTGTCGAACCTGGAGGATCTGCCCAGCGGCGACGACGTCCACCTCATCCGGCGTCTGGGGCAGGTTGCGGCGCGCTGCGCCTTCCTCACCAGCGCGGCGTCCATCGTCCACACCCGTGAGGCGGGCAACGCCGTCCGCCAGGCCCGCCGCCGCTACGGCAAGCTGCGGGACCTGCCCGCCCGCGAGATCCTGCGCCAGGCCTCGCTCTTCCTGGCGCTTCTTCTGCAAGGAGCGCTGCTGGCCCGTTGGGCCGTGGCCGGCTCCCCGCTTGTCCTGCTCCCCGCCACGCTCCTGCCGGCCCTGGCGCTCGCCGCCCGGCGGATGCTGGCGGAGGGCCTGGCCCTGCTGGGCGAAGGGGAGCTTGTGCCCCGTGCGGGGCGACTGTCCCTGCTCCTGGTGCTCCACGCCCTCCGGCACAGCCTCGTCGGCGGCCTCCGCGGCTACCAGTGGCGCCAAGGCGCCCCCTCCCGCGAGTCCCTCCTCTTCCTGCGACACACCCTTACCCTGCGCCGGCTCTGGAACGCGGTCAAGAGCCATGCCAGCTACGGTCTTTCCCTCCTGCTGCGGCGCCCCATCGTCTGGGGCCTGCCCACCGTCTTCATGGTGGAACCCACCAACGCCTGCAACCTGAAGTGTCCCCTCTGCCCCACGGGCGCGGGAACGCTCAAGCGGCCCGCCCGCTTCCTGGACAAGGCCGTCTACGACCGCCTGCTGGACGAGCTGGGTCGCGACGCCTTCATGGTCCTGCTCTGGAACCAGGGGGAGAGCTTCCTCCACCCCGACTTCCTGCCCATGGTGCGCCGGGCCGCCGGGATGGGCCTGTGGACCTACGCCTCCACCAACGGCCACTACCTGGACGACCCCGATGCCCTGGTCCGCAGCGGCCTGGGCACCCTGCTTGTCAGCGTGGACGGCGCCAGCGCCGAGACCTACGAGGCCTACCGCCGCAGCGGCAACTTCCCGCTGGTGGTGGAGGGCCTCACCCGCCTGATGGCGGCCAAGCGCCGCCTGGGCAGCGCCACGCCCGTCGTCCACCTCCAGTTCATCGTCATGCGGCACAACCAGCACGAGATCCTCGAGATCGACCGGCTGGCCCGCCGCTGCGGCGTGGACCGCCTCACCCTGAAGACCGTGCAGATCTACGACGACGCCGACATCGACGTGTGGCTGCCCGAGGACGAGGCGGCGCGGCGCTACCAGGTGGTGGAGGACGAGGGGGGTCGCCATTTCGCCATGAAACACGGCTACCCCAACCGCTGCCAGCGCCTCTGGAACCAGCCCGTGCTCAATGCCGGCGGCGAGCTGGCCGTCTGCTGCTTCGACAAGGACAGCGACTTCGCCATGGGCGACCTGTCCACCCACAACTTCCGCGAGCTGTGGACCAGCCGGCCCTACATGGCCTTCCGCCGCGCCGTCTTCCGCCAGCGCAGCCAGTTCGAGATGTGCCGCAACTGCGGCGAAGGGGTGAGACTCACCCTCGAGCAGCGGGACCTGGCGGTGGATCTGCGCCGGCCCCTGGGCGACAGCCTGCGCCACCGGGGCTGGGCCGTCCCTGACGAGGATGAGGTCCGCCGCCGCATCGAGGCGGCCCGCGCCAGCCGCCCGCGCGAGGCGGGTGGCCGGGAGCAGCGGCGCGAGGGCCGGGACGGCGTGGCCGGCATGTCGCTGGGACAGGGACCCC encodes:
- a CDS encoding site-specific integrase encodes the protein MALTKVPIVRQRKNPSGSVVYYLDYMIDGQRFRETIGPRKDLAEKRAAKLFTDLQNAQAGQKPLQEAPTLQAMVDRFLQTKVRRTRESSQLRYKIYADHFLAFFREAFPKVLRIDQVTRAQLEEHIQVLVEEGFANKTLNGQMQFLRSLFNMAVDDELLAKSPASKLKAYPETSDETPPYWTEEEVVRILSKVGHYWRDAFAFLYHTGLRKEELIHLTWDDVDLATSPPCIIIRGKKDWRTKTNRTRVVPLSQDAVDIVNRQKRHPHNRVFSDYRGTVIHRDKIYLALKTALKKLELTGDVHQWRHTFATHLVKKGVGIEKVSRLLGHASIEMTMRYAHVAPMDLKIAVDTLPRIPKKT
- a CDS encoding glycosyltransferase gives rise to the protein MSPSLIIWCVATGVLAWQGTRWWTGLRRLGASPAPAAAQAPHPAVWVLVAARDEALQVPALLTALAGQAGVDARPRLVLVDDGSVDGSADLARRLLADWPEATVLVQPPAGKLAALAAGLRHVLERAGAEDLVLFTDADCRPAAGWLAAHLAAHAAGADLVGGHVVLASPDGEVSAFRRFENAASSLQAAVGFMLGRPPFARGANWSTRARLLRQVDGLSNLEDLPSGDDVHLIRRLGQVAARCAFLTSAASIVHTREAGNAVRQARRRYGKLRDLPAREILRQASLFLALLLQGALLARWAVAGSPLVLLPATLLPALALAARRMLAEGLALLGEGELVPRAGRLSLLLVLHALRHSLVGGLRGYQWRQGAPSRESLLFLRHTLTLRRLWNAVKSHASYGLSLLLRRPIVWGLPTVFMVEPTNACNLKCPLCPTGAGTLKRPARFLDKAVYDRLLDELGRDAFMVLLWNQGESFLHPDFLPMVRRAAGMGLWTYASTNGHYLDDPDALVRSGLGTLLVSVDGASAETYEAYRRSGNFPLVVEGLTRLMAAKRRLGSATPVVHLQFIVMRHNQHEILEIDRLARRCGVDRLTLKTVQIYDDADIDVWLPEDEAARRYQVVEDEGGRHFAMKHGYPNRCQRLWNQPVLNAGGELAVCCFDKDSDFAMGDLSTHNFRELWTSRPYMAFRRAVFRQRSQFEMCRNCGEGVRLTLEQRDLAVDLRRPLGDSLRHRGWAVPDEDEVRRRIEAARASRPREAGGREQRREGRDGVAGMSLGQGPRPIEELEGREAP